The genomic DNA TAAAAGGAAATGTTCTTTACTGGGGATGGCTGTTCTTTTTGCTGGCCATTATAGGAGTAGGGGCTGGAGCTTACATGATGCAGCTCGAACAGGGCCTGGGCATCACCGGCCTTAATCGTGACGTATCCTGGGGTTTTTATATTGCCCAGTTTACCTTTCTGGTTGGAGTGGCAGCCTCAGCGGTCATGATGGTAATTCCAAAATACCTGCATAATTTCAAAGCCTTTGGCAGGATGCTCATCCTGGGTGAATTTTTGGCCATTGCAGCAGTGAGCATGTGTCTCATGTTCATCATAGCTGACCTTGGACAGCCACAGCGGCTGATGAATGTGCTGCTTCACCCCTCACCGAATTCAATCCTGTTCTGGGATATGATAGTCCTGAACGGCTATCTGTTCCTGAACCTGCTTATTGGCTGGGTCACGCTGCAGTCTGAACGGAAACAGGTGGCTCCTCCCAAGTGGATTATGCCCTTCATTTATCTGTCCATTCCATGGGCTGTGAGCATCCATACTGTTACAGCCTTTCTGTATGCAGGCCTTCCTGGTCGGGACTTCTGGCTGACCGCAGTCATGGCGCCCTCATTTCTGGCTTCAGCATTTGCTGCTGGTCCTGCTCTGCTTATCCTTCTTGGTCTGGCCGTTAAAGTGTTTGCCAAGTGGGATCCAGGCAAGGAATCCATCCAGGCTCTGGCCAAGATTGTTGTCTATGCCATGAGCGTACATCTGTTCATAGTGGCCTGTAAGGTTTTCACCGCATTTTACAGTCAGATTCCTGACAAATTGTACCATTACAAGTTCCTGTATTTAGGCCTTGATGGACATACCACCCTGGCGACCTTCAGCTGGGTAGCCATTGCTGCCGGGGTCATTGCGGTGATCATTCTGCTTAATCCCAGAAACAGGCAGGCTGAAAACGTTCTGGCCTTTTCCTGTATTCTGATTCTTTTGAGTACCTGGATTGATAAGGGACTTGGGCTGATCTCAGCTGGATTCATCCCCAACCCCATGAAGCAGGTGGTGCTTTATACCCCAACCCAGCCTGAACTGCTGATTACCCTGGCCATCTGGGCCAAGGGTTTTCTGATTCTGACCATCCTCTATAAGGTGGCGGTCGGAGTTAAGAAGGAAATCGAGGCATAAAGGCCTGGCACCGGCTTAAACCTGGCAGTCAAAGCATAATAAGGTAATGGGCCGGGTCGGATACCGGCCCATTACCATTTATTTTTTTTGTTTATGAACTGGCTTCCCTCACCCGGATAAACGATTTTTTCCTTATCCGGAGTGGGTCTGGTCACTGGGGTTAACTGTTCCTTAACAGGATCAGGACCGAGTAAGGCCTGGGCGCAGGGATTTTGATCCAGCATTCTCGGGTTATTTCTCAGGTCGACTTCTGGATTGCTCCAGGAAAATTCAATGGGTATATTGTTGGGATCAAATGAGTAGATGGACAGTATGAATCCATGATCCAGGACTTCAGATACCCAGAAATCCGAAGCACAAAGACGATCATACATGGTCCAGAGATCATCCTTTGATTCCACTTCCAGGGCCAGATGATCAAAGGCAAAGGGGCCGTGGACCGGTACGCCGTGATCCTTCTCCGGCAGTGGTTCGACCCCTTCCCATTCAAAAAAGAGAAGCATGTTCATGGGGCCTAGTTCGAAAAAATATTGTCTGTATCCGGGCTTGCCCAGGCCTGCTATGAGCCTGAGACCCACAAGGTCGCGCCAGAAGACTATGGTCCCATCCATGTTGCCGGTGGCCAGTGCCAGATGATTTATCCCTTTAAGCTGCATAGCTAACTCCTTTAAAAATATATTTGAAAAATCCAGCTTGACATTAATTTGTAATTTTGACTAATTCCAGTTTACTTTTGGTTCAATGGGGAAATTAAGTTTTTCCTAAACTAATTAATCTTGGAGGTTTTATTATGGGTTGGCAAGTAACGGTTGATACTGATAAGTGTAACGGCGACGGCGAATGTGTTGACGTATGTCCGGTTGAAGTATTCGAACTCAACGACGGCAAGGCTGATCCGGTGAACATGGAAGAGTGTCTCGGCTGTGAGTCCTGTGTTGAGGTCTGTGAGACCGAAGCTATTACAGTGATAGAAGTTTAAATCAAAAAAATCAGGGGGGCTTAGGTCCCCCTGATTCCTCTCACCACTCCATCTGCACGATTTTGTATCAAGTCTAAACCAATTCCTTTGACTCTTCAAGATTCTTCGGTGATTTGCACCTGGTTCATGGTTGTGAATCAGCGTAAAAAAGTTTATAGTTAATTCTTTTGATCCAGGTATAAAAAGCCAAGGAGGGATTTATGGATCTGGGAATAGATTTGAATATATATTTTCAAAAATACCAAGATCTTATGAGCGGAGTAGACAAGGTGTTTTTGAAAATGAAGCAGGATTTTCCCCAGGAAGTCAGGTGTGACAACGGCTGTACTGAGTGCTGCCATGCCCTTTTTGACCTGACCCTTGTTGAATCACTGTACTTGAACCACAAGTTTTCTTTGCTGGATCCGGATTTAAGGAATCAAATCCTTATTGAAGCTGACAAGGCTGATCGGAAGACGCATCAAATCAAAAAAAAGCTTTATAAGGAACATCAGCAGGGTGCAAACGAGCAGGAGATACTGAAAAAGGCTTCAATGGCAAAGGTCTGCTGCCCACTGCTTATTGAGAACAGGTGTGTCCTTTATCAGGAAAGGCCCATTACCTGCCGCCTTTACGGGATTCCCTTTGATATGGGCGGTTTTGCAGCCAGCTGTTCTCTTTCAGGTTTTGAGCCAGGAAAGCAATATCCTACAGTACATATGGATAAGATACATCAGCGGCTCATCTCTTTGAGCCGGGAAATTTCCCAGGCCTTGAATTCAAAGTACCCGCACCTGGATTCCATGCTGGTTCCAGTGTCCATGTCTCTTCTGACTGATTACTCCCGGGAATATCTGGGGGCCAGGGAGGAGGAAGCAGCTGCTGCAAAGGATTCTCCAACCAAAGAGTGGGTCATGGGACCCAAGGAGTAGGGGATGCAAGAAGATAATAACCAAAGCAACCAGAAAAAGGCCATGTACGACTCTCTTTCGCCCAGGAGAAAGAAGTTCATCGACCGTATAGGCTATGACAAGTGGGATCCCTTTCAGGAGCCCAAGAATCCCATCGATATCAGGACGGATACGACCAGAAGAACCAGCAAGCAGTTGATGCGGGACTTTTTGTATGAATGTAAGCCAGAAGAGTACAGCAATGCATATGGACGGGGCGTTCTGGAAATGTGCCTCGGGATAATTAATGGAGACGATAAGTGCAGGGCTATGTACGAGTTTTCCCTATGGTACAGGGATCTTCTGGAAAGGGAAAAAAAGGAATTCAAAACCGGTTTGTAACCATAGGAGATAAAAATGACCAGAATGACGCCTGATCAGCAGATAAAGGAGCTGGAAGAGCGATTGAAGTCTGACCCTGATTGCGGGATAACCCTTTATAATATCGGAGTTAATTACCTGGCCAAGCGTGACTTTGAAAAAGCCAAGCACTACTTTCAGGAGGCCATCAGAAAAAATTCCGATATTGCAGAGGCATATGTTCAGCTTGGCGGCCTGGCCATGAATGAAGGCGATCTTGACGGATGCTTCAGCTATAACCAGATGGCCAGCAAGGTCAGACATCGCTTTGCAGTCCCTCATGGTAATATGGGCTTTGTCCATCTCCAGAGAAATGAAGTGGACAAAGCTATAGCGTCCCTGAAAAGGGCTATTTCCTTTGATCCCAAGTTTGTCCAGGCCCACGCCACTCTGGGCAGTGCTTATCTGATGCAGGGTGATGTGGACGGGTGCATCGCCCAGAGCGACAAGGCCATTGAACTGGAGTCCACATTCGGACCTGCATACAACAATAAGGGACTGGCATTGATGGAAAAGAAAGATTATGCTGGTGCAGCAGAATGCTTTAAGAAGGCCAGAGAAACCGGCTATGAGGTTGCCCGGGAGGTCCTGGATGAGTTGGAGGCCGGACTTGGGGCCACGGAGAAATCCTGAGTAATACCATTCAGGCCTTCAGATTTGGCAGTCTCATCTCTTGGCCGATACAGGCCCTGCATTCAAGGGAAAATTGTATTGACAATGGATTTCCTTTGTGTGAAAAATCACAAGACAGATCAGGATATTTCAGGGATACAGGCGTTGTGAAGCCGTCAGCTTCATTGATCATAAATGGGGCGGCTTTTTTTATTATAAGGTTGTAACCATAATTCAAGGAGGATTTTCAATGCCTAAACGTGAAACCCCTTTGTTGGATCAGCTCGAAAGCGGTCCATGGCCGAGTTTCGTGTCTGAAATGAAGAGGCAGTCCGAGTCGAGACATGCCAAAGAGAACGAAGTTCAGTACCAGATTCCTGTGGATGTCTGTGATGATCTTCTTGGTGTTCTGGAGCTTTCATATAAAGAAGGCGAAGTTCACTGGAAGCATGGCGGGATCGTTGGAGTCTTCGGATACGGCGGCGGAGTTATCGGAAGGTACTGCGACCAGCCTCAGATGTTCCCTGGCGTTGCTCACTTTCACACTGTCCGTGTTAACCAGCCTGCAGCCAAGTACTATAAGGCTGACTTCCTGCGCCAGCTGTGCGATCTCTGGGATTTCCGCGGCAGCGGTCTGACCAACATGCACGGTTCAACCGGGGACATCGTTTTCCTGGGCACAAGGACCGAGCAGCTTGAGGAAATCTTTTTTGAGCTGACCCATAACCTGAACCAGGACCTTGGCGGCTCCGGCTCAAACCTGCGTACCCCTGAGTGCTGCCTTGGCGAGTCCAGGTGTGAGTGGGCCTGTTATGATTCTCAGGAGCTGTGCTATCAGCTGACGATGGAATACCAGGATGAGCTGCACAGGCCGGCCTTCCCCTACAAGTTCAAGTTCAAATTTGATGCCTGCCCCAACGGATGCGTAGCTTCTATTGCCCGTTCTGACCTCTCCTTTATCGGAACCTGGCGTGATGAAATCCGCATTGATCAGGAAGCAGTGGCTGCCTATGCCGGCGGGGAAATCTCCCCCAACGGTGGAGCCCATGCCGGCAAGGACTGGGGTCCTTTTGATCTGCAGAAAGAGGTCATTGATCTGTGTCCCACCGAGTGCATGTGGATGGAAGATGGCAAGCTGAAGATCAATGACAAGGAATGTACCCGCTGCATGCATTGTCTGAACGTCATGCCCAGAGCCCTGCGCATTGGTAATGACCGTGGTCTGTCCATTCTGGTCGGTGCCAAGGCCCCGATCCTGGATGGTGCTCAGATGGGCTCTCTGCTTGTTCCCTTCATCAAGGCCGAAGAGCCTTATGATGAGATCAAGGAAGTCATTGAAAACATCTGGGATTGGTGGATGGAAGAAGGCAAGAACCGTGAGCGCATTGGTGAGACCATGAAGAGAATGGGCTTCCAGAGGCTGCTCGAAGTGACCGGTATTCCGCCTATGCCCCAGCATGTGCAGGAACCCAGGACCAATCCGTATATCTTCTGGAAGGAAGAAGAAGTACCCGGCGGATGGGACCGCGACATCGCAGACTACAGATCACGTCACCAGAAATAAGGGAGGTAAGAAATGGCTTTTATATCATCAGGATACAATCCAGACAAGCCGATGGAAAACAGGATTTCCGATATCGGCCCAAGACATTATTCAGAGTTTTTGCCTCCTGTTATCAAGAATAACAAAGGCAAATGGCTCTGGCACGAAATTCTTGAGCCCGGCATTCTTATGCACAAGGCCGAGAGTGGAGAAGAAGTATACACAGTTCGCGCTGGCTCTCCCAGGCTCTTGAGCGTTGAGACCATCCGCGAAATTTGTGATATTGCAGACAAACACTGCGACGGCTACGTCCGCTTCACCACCAGGAACAATGTTGAGTTCATGGTGGACAGCAAGGACAAGATCGCTCCTTTGAAGGAAGATCTGGCCTCCCGCAAGCATCCCGGCGGAAGCTTCAAGTTTCCTGTGGGTGGAACTGGTGCTGGTGTGACCAATATTGTCCACACCCAGGGCTGGATCCACTGCCACACCCCGGCTTCTGATGCTTCCGGTACGGTCAAGGTTGTTCTGGACGATCTGTTTGAAGAATTCCAGCAGATGAGGCTTCCGGCCCAGTTGAGAATCTCCATGGCCTGCTGCCTGAACATGTGCGGTGCTGTGCATTGCTCTGATATCGCCATCCTGGGTTATCACCGCAAGCCCCCCATCATTGACCATGAGAACCTGGAAAACCTGTGTGAAATTCCTCTGGCAGTTTCATCATGTCCAACAGCGGCCATCAGGCCTTCCAAGACCACCATCAAGGATCCCAAGACCGGCGAGGACAAGACCGTTAAGACTGTTGCAATCAAAAACGAGCGCTGCATGTTCTGCGGTAACTGCTACACCATGTGTCCTGCCTTGCCCCTGACTGATGGCGAAGGTGACGGACTGGTAATTATGGCTGGAGGAAAGGTTTCCAACCGGATCTCCAATCCCAAGTTCTCCAAGGTTGTAGTAGCCTTTATTCCCAATGAAACACCCCGCTGGCCAACACTGGTCAAGGTTGTTCGCCAGATCGTTGAAGCCTATGCCAAGGGTGCCCGCAAGTACGAGCGCGTTGGTGACTGGGCTGAACGGATTGGGTGGGAGCGTTTCTTTGAGGCTTGTGACCTCGAGTTCACCCATCACCTGATTGACGATTTCCGTGATCCAGCTTACTATACCTGGAGACAGACAACCAACTTCAAGTTCTAGTTGGGGTTTTTAACCAGTACGGCGCCGCCTGGAAAGGCGGCGCCTAAAACAAAGGATGAGGTGGATATGGATCAAGAAGCTGCAAAACAGGAGATTGTTAATTTCCTGGAATCCAAGTCAAAGTCAAAAACTAAATTTTACTTCAATGATTTTACCAAGCTTTTCCCGGATATGAAGTCCAGGGAAGTCAAAAAACTCCTCACAGCACTGGTTCAAGAAGGAAAGCTTGTTTTCTGGTCCAGCGGCAGCACAACCATGTACGGCATGAAAGATGCCGGCAAGACTGAAGAAGGCTAGACTGTTTATCAGTTTTTCCATAAGATCCCTTTGTGGAACAGCAGACTGATAACTTTCTGAATTTTCCCAGGATTACCCTGGCAGGCCTCAAAGGCGGGTCAGGAAAAACAATAGTTTCACTAGCGCTTTGCAGGCTTTTCACCCAGAAAGGTCTGAAAGTTAAGCCTTTTAAGAAGGGCCCAGATTATATAGACGCCAAATGGCTATCCCTGGCAACAGGACATAATACGTCTAATCTGGACCCTTTCTTATTTCCCACCCAAAAAGTTAAATCATTGTTCTGGTCCTATGCCGGTGATTTTGACCTGGCTCTTATCGAAGGTAACAGGGGCCTGTTTGACGGTAAAGACGTCCAGGGATCTTACTCCACTGCTGAGCTGGCCAGGATTCTGGAGTGTCCTGTGGTGCTGGTCATGGACTGCACAAAGATGACCAGGACATCAGCAGCAGTGGTACTTGGTTGCCGGATGTTTGAAAAAGACCTGAATATGGCCGGAGTCATTCTCAACCGAACAGCCGGAGAAAGGCACAGAACCATTACCCGTTCCTCCATTGAAAGATATACTGACATTCCGGTCCTGGGGGCACTGCCCAAACTGGCAGCAAACCCCATACCCGAACGACACATGGGGCTGATATCTGATCAGGAACATCAAGGCCAGGAAGGTATTTTTGACCAGATATGCAGGGTCGTCTCAGAATGCGTTGACCTGGATAAGGTTTTTGAAGCTGCAAGTCAGGCCCCCCCGGTAAAAGATGATGTCCTGGAAAAAGTTCCTGAAATATCTTCGCCCAGGCCAGGACCAACCATCGGAGTGGTCAGAGATAAAGCCTTGTGGTTCTACTATCAGGAAAACCTGGATGATCTGGAAAGACATGGGGCAAAACTGGTAGATTTGAGCCTGCTGTGCAAAGGTTCCTGGCCTGAAATTCACGGTCTTTACCTGGGCGGTGGATTTCCGGAAACCATGGCCCAGGCATTGGACGAAAACAATCCGGTAAGAAGCAGGTTAAAAATCCTGGCCCAGGAAGGATTGCCAATTTATGCCGAATGCGGCGGCTTTATGTATCTGGCTGAAAGCCTGGAGTATGAAAACCGGTGCTTTTCCATGAGCGGTATCCTCCCGCTTCGGACCAAACTCTTTCCCAGGCCCCAGGGACACGGATATGTCCAGGCCATTGTGGTCAGACAGAATCCATTTTTTCCGGTGGGGACCAGGATAACCGGGCACGAGTTTCACTATTCCAGGTGCATTCCTGTTCCAGAGGGTCTGGATTTCTGCTTTCAACTTCAAAGGGGAGTGGGCATTGACAAAGGACTTGACGGGCTTGTCTATAGAAATGTCCTTGCCGGCTACACCCATATCCACTCGTTCGGAGCTAGGGGATGGGCGAGTAATTTTGTCCGGGCTGCAAGGATATACCTGGACTTTAAAAAGAATGGCCAGGGAACATGTCCGGACATTGTCTGCTGTTAAGACTTAACTGAACCCCTACCGGATTCGGTCAGAATCAAATAAAAACCTACCTGCGAGAGTTGCATCCCAGAAAAGGACAGAACTCAAGAGCCCTGTCTGTCAGGGTGTTGTCCTGATTGTAAAGGACAAGGGGAGGTAATATCTTAAGGCCTGCTCCCCCATCCTTGATGGCTTCCACCAGAACCAGTGATGCCCTTTTTTTTATTGTACCGTAAACCGGGATCATCCTTTTGGGTATAAGTCTTTTTTGTCCCATGGAGCTGAGGAGCATGTCCAGCTGCTCTCCAGCAAAGACCACTCCCAGCCGGGATTTTCTTTTCAGAAGATAACCGGCTGCCTCAAAAAATAACCCCAGCTCATTGGCAGTGCAAAAAGAAGCGGCTTTTCTGGACTCATCTGCCGGCATTCTGCCTGACCCTGGATCTCTGTAGGGGGGATTCAGCAAAACCAGATCAAAGCTTTCAGGATACAGATCACTTTTTACAACCTCGGAAACATCCTTCTCCAGAGCACTGCAGCAATCATCCAGTCCTAATCGGGCGATGTTTATCCGGGCATGCCTGATCATTTCCGGGCTTTTATCCAGTCCCAATACCTGGATTTTCTTGCCCGGGTTGGCAAGAATCAGGCCTAGACCGATGACTGCACAGCCACAGCCCAGGTCAGCTACTTTGCTTGAATTTCCTGGAGTTATGAATGTGGATAAAAGCAAGGAGTCAGTTGAGAAGCGAAATCCTTGCTCAGGCTGGGACAGTCCGCGCGGGAACAAAAACTGAGGATGGGCGGGCTGGCTGTTGAGCATTTCTTGCCTCTACCAGAGGTGGAAAAGAACCCCGGTGGGCAGTTTGGGGAAAAAGTAAGTGGATTTTCGGGGCATGACCTGGCCGGTTTCACAGACTTGCCCCAGGATATCCATAGGCACGGGCTTAAGTAGAAAGGCAGCCTGGGCCTGTCCTGAATTGACCAGTTCAATGCATTGATTCTGGTCATGGGTGTAGCTGAGGAATTCTCCGGAGGACAGGTCCTTATCACTCAACCTCATGGCCTGGCGTAAGAAAAGTTTATCCAGGACATGTGCACCGATCCGGGAGAAGATATCGGCTGACTCTTCAAGCGGGGTGAAAAGAGTAAATTTCCGGTTTTCATAAAGGACAAAAGCCTCTGGACGGGTCAGGGCGGACAATGATTCAGGCCCGGAAACAGGAGAGGTAGTAAAAATACTTTTGGCCTGGTTTTTGATTTTTTCCCATTCAAAGGACCTATTTCGGGAAACAATCCGGTGGTAGGGGAATATTTCCAATCCTGGAGAAGAAATATTGCTTAAATAAATGAAAACATGGTTCCAGGGAGCATTGGCTTCCCGGCCCATGGACTGCTGATAATTCAGGGCAGTTTCATACCGGTGGTGTCCGTCAGCTATGAAAACCTTCTTACTCAACACCAGGTTTTGGATAGACTGGTTGTGTTGGTCTGGTACTCTCCACAGCCTGTTTTTTACTCCATGCTCCTGGTTAAAGGTTATCATGGGCTCCTGGTTCAGGCAGGCCTGTCCTATATCCTCCAGAACCAGGGCAGGATCATCATAAACAGCAAAGATGGGACTCAGCTGAGCCTGGGTGGTCTTCATCAGATTCAGGCGGTCATCTTTAGCTTTAGAGTAGGTCTGTTCATGAGGAAAGACCACCCGGTCTTCAAAAGGGTGCAGTCTGAGACCGCCAAAAACACCCCATCTGGTCCTGGATGAATTGCCGGCCTGATAATCAGTGGCCATGACATAAAAGGATTCATGCTGGTCAGGGATCAAAATTTTGTTTTTGACCCAGTCGGTCAAGGTGTGGGCAGCAGCCTGGTAAGAGGAAGGGGAATCCACGTGGACCACATTAAATGGTTCACCAGCCAGCTTGTTCTTATCATCAGGCGACAGCACGTCATAAGGAGGAGATATCACCTGGTCAGGCTTGATTCGGGAATGGGACCAGTTGTATCGAAAAAAGTTCAGTGGCTTGAATTCAGGCATTTTTTTACACTTATGATGTTTAAGGGTTTCTTTTTACAGGCAGCAGCCTTGAGATGATCAAAGCCTGGGGAAGCTTCAGGGCCATGGCCAGGGCAAAGTAAAATGCCCCCCAAGCCGGGATCAGGGCGATGGCCATCCAGGGGGTTACTGATAAATACTTTGTTCCAAAAAGTAAAACAGAACTTGCTGCAGCCATTTTCCAGAGATCAGAACTGCCAGTCAGCCATTGTCCGGTTTTTCTTTTCAAGGCCAGCCCCAGCAGGATTACGTTGACCCATGAAGAAATGCTGGCTGCCAGGGCCAGTCCGAAATGGTCAAGCTTCTGCATCAGGAGGATTCCCAGGCCGATATTAACTATCAGACTCAGGACGGCGATTTTGACCGGGGTTCTGGTGTCTTCCAGAGCGTAAAATGCTGAAACCAGCGGGCGTACGCAGGAAAAGGCCGGCAGGCCAGCAGCATACCCCACCAGGGCCAGGGATGTAGCATGAACCGCCTGCACAGTGAATTCACCTCTGCCGAAAATCACATCAATAAGCGGGTGGCTCAAGCCGATGAGGCCGGCTGTAGAAGGCAGGGCAATAAAAAGGGTTAGGCCCAGAGAGGTATTAAGTGTTCTTTTGAATCCTTCCATGTCTCCTTTTCCGGCCAAAACGGACAAAGAGGGCAGGGCAACCGTGCTGATGGCTACTGCAAAAACCCCCAGAGGAAACTGGACCAGACGGTCGGCATAGTAGAGATAGGATATGGACCCGGCAGCCAAAAATGATGCCAGGACCGTGCCGATGAGGATGTTTAACTGATAAACAGCCGCTCCAAGGACTGTAGGGAGCATCAACTTGCCTATCCTGAGTACCCCGGGGTGTTTCAGAGAATAGTCCCCTTTCCAGGAAAAGTTGATGTTCCGTAAAAAGGGGTACTGAAAGTACCATTGGACAATTCCGGAAACAAAAACGCCGATGGACAGGTAAAGGGCTACGTTTCCACCGCTCAGGTAGGCAGCCAGGGCAAATCCGATGAGGGTCAGGTTCATCAGGGCCGGGGCTGCAGCAGGGGCAAAGAAGTGGTTCATGGAATTTAAGATTCCCATGCATAAAGCCACTGAGGAGATGAACAGTATGTATGGGAAGCAGATTCTTACCAGGGTGACGGTTAGGTCAAAAATTTCCGGACTGCTTTTAAATCCAGGGGCAATAATGCCGGTGATGGGGCCTGCAAAAACAAGGGCTGCCAGGGTGATCAGTCCGACAATCATCAGAAGCCAGATTTGAACGGACCTGGCAAGGGCATAAGCTTCTTCTGTACCCTGGGAATGTTTGATCTTGGTGAAGACCGGCACAAAGGCCATGGTCAGGGAACCTTCTGCAAAAAGACGCCTCAGCAGGTTGGGAAGCCGAAAAGCTACAAAAAAAGCGTCAGCAATGGGTCCGGCTCCCAGGGCAAAGGCAATGATCAGGTCCCGGGCAAATCCCAGGATCCTGCTCAGAAAAGTAGCACCGCCCACAACAAAGGCGTTGCGGGCCATGGCCCTTGATGATGTATGGCTGGACTGGTCGGAGTTCAATTAACTTTCCGGTTGAGGATTGATCTGGGGTTATGGATCCGCTGCAAGTCTTTGGTAATCTGCCAGGCATAAACTAACCGGGTGTTCAAGCAGGATCAAGTCCATAATATTTAAGGACCCTGCCCAAGATTACAGGCTGTTGTCTGTAGCCGCCTGTCGGCCTCTTTGTTCGTTGACAAAGAAGTTTGCAGTCAGAGCCAGGCCGAAAAAGAGCAGACAGAGAAGCACGGCTGACTGAAGTCCGACCAAGGTTTGAAGTATGCCCAGGCCCAGGATGCCGAAGATGGCGGCCAGCTTGGTGGCCATGCCCCAGAATCCAAAAAATTCAGCTCCTCTGTTTTGAGGGGTGAACATGCCGACCATGGTTCTGGCACAGGACTGGACCGACCCCAACCCGGTTCCGGCCAGACAGCCCACCAGAAGAAAGGTGTGCTGGGGTTCAAGTTCAAGCCCGAGCATTTTGTTGACTTCAGAAGTAATTATCGGGGTGAAATAAATCATGACGATGGATACGATCCACAACCCCAAGGTGATGTTAAAGGTAGTTTTGGCCCCGATTCTGTCCTGCAGGAAACCGAACAGCAGGGCACCAAAGGCAGCGGTAAGCTGGGTCAGGACAAACATGAGCATCTGAAACCTGGGTTCCCATCCGATGATCTGGTCGCCGTAAATAAAGGTGAAGCTGATAATGATATACAGTCCGGCCATGGCAAAGAACAGGGAAACCAGGAAGACTGCCAGATCCCTGTAGGCCGGAAGATCACTGATGGTTGAACGGATGCGCTGATATCCGGATCTTATGTATGCAATCGGTTTGTTCAGTTTTTGAGCGGTCCTTCTTTCCTTGAGCCATAAAAAAGTTGGCACCGCGCCCAGCATGAAAAATATGGCGGCCAGCGGACCTGTCAGGCGTAAATTGTCAAAATTACTTTCAGTAATCCCTCCCAGTCCCAGAAGAACTATGCCGGTAGAAAACAGGCCACCGACATAGCCCAGGGCCCAGCCAAAACCGGATATCTTGCCCAGGGATTCCGGAGGTCCCAGCTCCGGCAGAAACCCGGCAATGAATGGTTCACCCATGGAGTAGGCAAAATTGGAGATGATGATCAGGGCCATGCCAAGAACGATCATCCCGGGCATGATGAAATAGAGGCAGGCTGTGGAGATGATCGTGAGCACATAACTGGCAAAGAGGAATTTTTTCTTGGCCCCGGCATGGTCCATGATGGCCCCGCAGACCGGAGCCAGGA from Desulfonatronovibrio hydrogenovorans DSM 9292 includes the following:
- a CDS encoding VOC family protein, yielding MQLKGINHLALATGNMDGTIVFWRDLVGLRLIAGLGKPGYRQYFFELGPMNMLLFFEWEGVEPLPEKDHGVPVHGPFAFDHLALEVESKDDLWTMYDRLCASDFWVSEVLDHGFILSIYSFDPNNIPIEFSWSNPEVDLRNNPRMLDQNPCAQALLGPDPVKEQLTPVTRPTPDKEKIVYPGEGSQFINKKNKW
- a CDS encoding ferredoxin; protein product: MGWQVTVDTDKCNGDGECVDVCPVEVFELNDGKADPVNMEECLGCESCVEVCETEAITVIEV
- a CDS encoding YkgJ family cysteine cluster protein; amino-acid sequence: MDLGIDLNIYFQKYQDLMSGVDKVFLKMKQDFPQEVRCDNGCTECCHALFDLTLVESLYLNHKFSLLDPDLRNQILIEADKADRKTHQIKKKLYKEHQQGANEQEILKKASMAKVCCPLLIENRCVLYQERPITCRLYGIPFDMGGFAASCSLSGFEPGKQYPTVHMDKIHQRLISLSREISQALNSKYPHLDSMLVPVSMSLLTDYSREYLGAREEEAAAAKDSPTKEWVMGPKE
- a CDS encoding dissimilatory sulfite reductase D family protein, translated to MDQEAAKQEIVNFLESKSKSKTKFYFNDFTKLFPDMKSREVKKLLTALVQEGKLVFWSSGSTTMYGMKDAGKTEEG
- the dsrA gene encoding dissimilatory-type sulfite reductase subunit alpha; translation: MPKRETPLLDQLESGPWPSFVSEMKRQSESRHAKENEVQYQIPVDVCDDLLGVLELSYKEGEVHWKHGGIVGVFGYGGGVIGRYCDQPQMFPGVAHFHTVRVNQPAAKYYKADFLRQLCDLWDFRGSGLTNMHGSTGDIVFLGTRTEQLEEIFFELTHNLNQDLGGSGSNLRTPECCLGESRCEWACYDSQELCYQLTMEYQDELHRPAFPYKFKFKFDACPNGCVASIARSDLSFIGTWRDEIRIDQEAVAAYAGGEISPNGGAHAGKDWGPFDLQKEVIDLCPTECMWMEDGKLKINDKECTRCMHCLNVMPRALRIGNDRGLSILVGAKAPILDGAQMGSLLVPFIKAEEPYDEIKEVIENIWDWWMEEGKNRERIGETMKRMGFQRLLEVTGIPPMPQHVQEPRTNPYIFWKEEEVPGGWDRDIADYRSRHQK
- a CDS encoding tetratricopeptide repeat protein — encoded protein: MTRMTPDQQIKELEERLKSDPDCGITLYNIGVNYLAKRDFEKAKHYFQEAIRKNSDIAEAYVQLGGLAMNEGDLDGCFSYNQMASKVRHRFAVPHGNMGFVHLQRNEVDKAIASLKRAISFDPKFVQAHATLGSAYLMQGDVDGCIAQSDKAIELESTFGPAYNNKGLALMEKKDYAGAAECFKKARETGYEVAREVLDELEAGLGATEKS
- the dsrP gene encoding sulfate reduction electron transfer complex DsrMKJOP subunit DsrP; protein product: MLEKAIKGNVLYWGWLFFLLAIIGVGAGAYMMQLEQGLGITGLNRDVSWGFYIAQFTFLVGVAASAVMMVIPKYLHNFKAFGRMLILGEFLAIAAVSMCLMFIIADLGQPQRLMNVLLHPSPNSILFWDMIVLNGYLFLNLLIGWVTLQSERKQVAPPKWIMPFIYLSIPWAVSIHTVTAFLYAGLPGRDFWLTAVMAPSFLASAFAAGPALLILLGLAVKVFAKWDPGKESIQALAKIVVYAMSVHLFIVACKVFTAFYSQIPDKLYHYKFLYLGLDGHTTLATFSWVAIAAGVIAVIILLNPRNRQAENVLAFSCILILLSTWIDKGLGLISAGFIPNPMKQVVLYTPTQPELLITLAIWAKGFLILTILYKVAVGVKKEIEA
- the dsrB gene encoding dissimilatory-type sulfite reductase subunit beta, producing MAFISSGYNPDKPMENRISDIGPRHYSEFLPPVIKNNKGKWLWHEILEPGILMHKAESGEEVYTVRAGSPRLLSVETIREICDIADKHCDGYVRFTTRNNVEFMVDSKDKIAPLKEDLASRKHPGGSFKFPVGGTGAGVTNIVHTQGWIHCHTPASDASGTVKVVLDDLFEEFQQMRLPAQLRISMACCLNMCGAVHCSDIAILGYHRKPPIIDHENLENLCEIPLAVSSCPTAAIRPSKTTIKDPKTGEDKTVKTVAIKNERCMFCGNCYTMCPALPLTDGEGDGLVIMAGGKVSNRISNPKFSKVVVAFIPNETPRWPTLVKVVRQIVEAYAKGARKYERVGDWAERIGWERFFEACDLEFTHHLIDDFRDPAYYTWRQTTNFKF